In the Desulfuromonas sp. DDH964 genome, TGCACGCCCTCGCCGAGGTCCGCATGGGCCTGGAAAGCTGGTCGGCCTACCTGGCTGCCCAGCGCGCCGAGGAGGGCGAGATCGAACAGCTGCGCAGCATCTACCGGACCATGGAAGAGCAGGCGGCCAACGGTGGCTGGGATGCCGACGTTGACGCCCGCTTTCACTACGCGATCACCGCGGCTACCCACAATACCGTCCAGGTCCACGTCCTCGATACCATCCATACCCTCTTTCACACCACCATCCAGGTCGCCCTGACCGAATTCTACCGGAAATCCGGTTACCTCGAACTGCTCCTTACCCAGCACCGGGAAATCCTCGATGGCATCGCCGCCCGCGAGCCGGAACGGGCGCGTCAGAAGATGCTGGTCCATCTGACTATGGTCGAAGAAAAGCTCGCCCAGTTTTTGGTAACCCCCACCTCCTGAACCGGGTTTCCTGGATTTTCCACCAGAGCGGTGCAGCCTCTCCCGGCACCGGCGCTCCCCACCGGGAAAGCAGCCACCGATAGCACGAATGCCAAGGTAGTGCGACGG is a window encoding:
- a CDS encoding FadR/GntR family transcriptional regulator, which encodes MTIVFEPIRPKKISEEIVDQIKQLIARGDLGPGERIPSERELATLLGVSRPSVREALMVLEAMGFIESRQGGGTFVRTLTETTLTNPLARLMEQKDPRLLHALAEVRMGLESWSAYLAAQRAEEGEIEQLRSIYRTMEEQAANGGWDADVDARFHYAITAATHNTVQVHVLDTIHTLFHTTIQVALTEFYRKSGYLELLLTQHREILDGIAAREPERARQKMLVHLTMVEEKLAQFLVTPTS